The genome window ATGTAGCCTAGAAAATCGGTTGAGTCATAATTTACTTTAAATGAGAACTTTTTTTGAAAGTTTGAGCCTTTATACCGGCACAAGAAATTGTGTTACTAAAAACATAAATAAGACCAGAGTTGGTTATCTCTGTATGCATTTTCCCCATAAAAGCATGGGTGATTCTACTTTagcctatgcagttaatgcggtaaaaaaaaaaaatcaaatgtcgGTCAAGGACCgctatttgagatataggttatcgcaGTGGAAgttcggtaattttaatatcatgcagaatttatataagtagcaatttaacactaacaactCAGTATACTCTCATACCATTAACaaagtaaccttttgcaacttgcaaaacactgaaaattGTAGCAATAGGAACTGATTAGGACTTAAAACACCAACACTTAACACTAACAATTagcaattaagacttaaaaacaCTGATAGCAGCAATAAGTAGAAATatgaatggtagaactaagaagaaagttACTGATATCGGGAATATTGGTGATATATTGGTCAAATATcagtcaatatcgccgataatattgGGACCAATATTTGACACTGTTGTTTTACATGGGGACCGATAAACGGTATATCACTTATATTAACGGCGCATTTTGTAGATTATGATTGGGATTTGGTTCATTGTATTTTCCAGAATAAAATGCGGGTTCGGCCTCCTTGGTTACAAAGAAAGTAAATATGGCAGTTTCTGTCTACCTACCAACAATTTGAGCATTAACCTACTTCTAGGGATATCGTGATAAGAGCTCCATAAAAACAAAAGAATTACAACATAGGTTTTCACTGCAAGAGTGACATCTTAAAGAAAGATACGTGAGTTACCACAAGAAAGTATACATGCTGTATGGTGATGCTATATTCCTCGCACATAACCAAAAATAGAACGATGTTCCAACAGCTACCTGCACAATAGAGATCAACTAAAACATCATTATAAGATAGGAAGGTCAGATGTGTTGGGTAAGAGGTCAAAACGGGTCGATCTTTTGTCCTTTTTTTACATAATTAACGTGAATTAATAAAAGCTTTTACCTCCAACAGAATTCTAACCCACTGAGATAACCCAATCCTTCTCCTTTTCACAAGACATAAGAAATCATCTACTAGCCCAATTGTGGCAAATGCTAAAGTGGCTATAGATGCCCCTGCAACTTCTATAGAAGAAAAGCCAACTAATACTTCAGCAACACCTACACCGATCGGTATAAGAAACAATCCACCCATTGTAGTCGTTCCTTTCTTATACGAGTGTCTAGCTGGCCATTTGCTGATAATCATCTGCATCCTCGAAATACGAAATAACGGAACACAAATATAACCAGCAAACGAGACTAAAACTGCCGAGGCTGTAAACGGGCATATCAAGTGAAATGGCGGTAACGGAAGTCTCACTATTCGCCATGCATGTGAATCCAGAAGTAGTAGAAAAACCGTCAGAAAAGTAACGAGCCCTATGTTGATGATCATTCCATATTTAATCCTGTTTCTCTTCTGAGATTTACCAATCATTCTGAGCTCGTAAGCAGTTGTTGTTAATGCGTCATCAGGTTTATGAAACCGGTCACTTGATGTTGGAATGTCAACATCAGTGATTGGATTCAGTATGATATCTCCGTCACTTTCTTCCCCTTCACTTGATGAAAACGCGTATCCGATAGACCCGTCACTGTCAACTCTATCATCTAGCGAAAAACTAGACACAGAATCCTACAAAATCAAATAACAATTAAAAACTAACCCATAACGAAAAGTTTCAAATGGTACCGAAAATAGCACCGTTACAACTAGAAAAGTTTAACCCATAATAGAAAGAGTGCCGATTATCATACATCTTCGGCCGATAAACAAAGATTCCTGATTGTACTACAATAATATGCCCTGATTGCTGTTTCAAAGTTAATTTAGGTACTCTATTCATTACCTCATTCCTACATTGAAGACTAGCAAAATTAATGAGCAACATTAAATTCATAGATCAAGCTTCAAATACATATAATAAGTGCTATGCAGTTATAGCGGTCCAAAATCAGACAACGGTCAAGggccgatatttgagatataggatATCGCGGTGGGCCATGGGTATTTTTATATCATACAAgatttatatatacacacatataaaaaatataaaatgtaaaacatatataatatgtttgaaaaatATCTAATCGCAAGCTATGAAATCTTCCtcagaccatgcgtagtggtaagggtgaataatgcccccacccttgggcgttATCCGCCATGTGGCAGTACAGTCAtcaaggggcattattgggcgtttttctaaaaCGGGTGcagtggggatgtgggcattatgttaaaaagggtgtagagaattaaataaaaataaaaaacccaacaaaaaaagcTATTGGCCAAGAAAAAGGAAGATTAAATGTGATTGGCCCTTCAAATTTGCACAAAGCGTTATTTAAAAAACGCCTAGGGGGCTTTTTTGAACaataacgcccaataatgcccatGGGGGTGGGGAGGGGGCGTGTTTGGTggcaaattttgaaaaaatatcGCCCACACTACGCATGGTCTCAGAGTCCACAACCAAGGCATCCCAAATAACGGTCAATAACGCCCATAATAGCAGTTCCGCTGTTCTGACCGCTACTTGACACAGCTATTCTTTAGTTGCCAGAAAGGCCATAAATCAACTAAATTAGGGTTTTCAATGAGTTAAACTACAATTCATCATTTAAAAATAAACACAATAATAAAATACCCAATCCATGGTGCAAAGAACAACAAATCTGTCCTTTGTAGAACAATGTCCATATCTCTGAACTCTAGATCCCAATAGCTGCAACAGAAACaacaaaaaattacaaaaaaaaaaaaaaaaaacacataaacacaaagAACAAGTAGACCTACCTTGAAGCACAAAAGCGAACGAGAATGATGATTTGATAAGAAGGTATTGATGGCTGGTCGATTGAATCGAATTGAAGGATGTAGAAGCCTTGACTGAGGAAGATTGAGAGAATACGAGCGCATGATTGGAGAAGAGGGATATTAAGAAAGCATAGTCTCTGTTGTTATTGCAGAGTTAATTAGGGAAGACGACAGACACGCTTTGGGGTTGTCGATCGGTTTAGTTTTGGGTAGCACGTTTGGGATTTTTAAATCCAAACCATcaatattttacaaaacatatgaAAAGGTAAAAAACTCGGtagtatttttataattttttattcgTATAGTAATTATCAAAGTTATTCTATAAATGattttgtaaagtaattttgtaaaatgatcttatagagtaattttgatccgAGCATTTTGTAGAggatcataattactctacaaatgatcttgtagggtaattttatcTTGTAATGTAATTTAatattgtagggtaattttgtagagtatcataattattttataaatgatcttgtagggtaattttgatcatGTAGGGTACTTACGAGTAATATAATTATTaaaatgtcaccgcgtttttttttttttactttttcatgtttttcgtacgttttgtacgataaggtTATTTGTACAGGATCTTTACCTAGGGCTAGCAATAGATATACTTATAAGACACAATGAAACCTATTTACTGAAAAAAGTACACTACttggttttttactttttttaaaaataaatagaaTTAGGAGACTATGATCCATCATTTCTTCTCCTTCGTACATAAAACATACAACTGTGTTATAGACATgagatataaagtagttaaacaaGTTGTATTCATGTTTAATACTTGTGTTATTCGTAACATCAGAAACCTGTTAAACCCGATAAGATACGATTTACCAACCCAATCTTTACCCTTAAAAGAATTGCTGAAGCTACCCCTTCAAAAGCCTAAATTGTTTTGTAAAGGACACTTAAGCAAGATAAAAGCACAAGTATATTTTTGTCACGACTTTTAACCTGCTCGATCCATTTGGTgcaaattttataaaacatatcAGAGTGAAAGGTGCATATTATTATCTCACTTTGTACTAAATTATTAATTTTTCAAATATTgattcataataataataataataataataataataataataataataatttttccACATGATTTATTATGTAGTGGTTTGGTGAGGAGTTTTCTCTCTTTGACTAAAGGTGGTCATCCTGTCACTTAAGCTAAGCTTTCTAAAAATGACATAAGTGGAGTTATCACTTATCAAAAGTGCACCATTTTCAATCTAGGGTGGCGTGTATTAGTTGATTTGGGACATATAACTCTACGTAGCTTCTTTTGATTTAGTTATACATTTGTGGCACCACCGGCTATACTTTCAAAAAGTCTGGTAAAATGACAATTTAAGTTGAAACTTTTGGTAGAAAATGGTAATTTTCACGAGTAAATTGCCACATTTATATTCCTTTTTAAGTGAACATGTTTTaacaaatctatactatataataaaggaAGAGTATCTAATGACTAATCCTAAATGTCAACTTTTCAAGCCTCCCCCCTTAATCTGATCCTAGGTGTCAACTTTTCAAACCTCCCCCATTCTAGGTGTAATTTTCctagattttttatttttaattaaattttatgCTAAAGAAGAAAGGTAAACATCTGATTAAATCACTACCAAGGAAAATGGGCGCCTAATTGACTTTCATAGAGAAGATTCAAATTTTGAATCCCTTCGATTTCCTCAAACATGCTAACAAAAACAAAGGAGATAACGTTTAGGGGTTCTTGCATCATTGCCTTTTTCCCATCGCAGATGCCTATCCTTATCGTGGCTTCTCTAATAATTGAAGCCCTAATCAAAGTTGTTGCTTCTCTAACAATTGAAGCCCTGATCAACGTTATTGCTTCTCCCCGTATGTCTTTCTTCCTCGATGATGCCCTAAATCTCTTCCAGGTTTGGATTATTTATGTACTTTCCATAGATTTGGATGCAATTTTTGATCCAGTTACAAAAAGTTAACCCATGTTGATTGATTTGCTTTTTTAGGGCTATGattcaggtttttttttttttttaactacaCATTTATGTTATGATTTTGCAGGTTCGATGTCAATGGTAGGTGTTTTCGGTAGAGGTGGAATTTTGGCTCTGATCGGGATTACATGTGCCTGATTTGGTGGGGATATCAGATTCCGGTCAAGGCTAGGGTTCCGGCGAGTACTTAGGTAAGTTGTTTCAGTTTCATGATTCTATTTTGTTTAGATCGGTAACGTCAAGGACGTTTGGGTTATGTTTCAGTGCCTCACGACTACTCCGGCTACAACTTGGTTTTCTGGTGACTAGCGGTTTAATTCCGGTGAATAGGTGAGTCACGAGTAACTATACAATCATCTAAAATGGATGATTATGTTCGTTGATATCTTTAATCATTTGgtttattttttaactttttttgtcATTCACCTTTTGATAAGTTAAAGTTGTGTAATGGATTCTTTATCTACGGTAATATCTACCTAATCAAGAAAAATGGTTCGTCTTTTTTTAACATTATTTTGGATCCTTTAATAATTATTTGGTAAGCACCGGAACTAGATTATAGATGTGGGTTTATCATTATGTATTTGTGTTGATTATAGTTTCTAAATTGTAATGCATACCATGTGTTCTATGAAATTCCCATGAGAAAATTGTAACTAAATCAAATTGGGACTGACTTCCGTACAATTTTGACATGTACAAAGTGCATGTGAAGTAATAAAGTTGATGTAATTTGTAGCTAAGGTATACATCTATGTTTTTGAATTTAGGACAACATAAACCTGAAAGAAAACACATATGGATACCGAAGGAAATGGAGAAAATGCCTCTTTGGTTCTGATAAAGCAAGGGGCTGAAGCTGTGAGTTATATTTGTTTTTCTACTTTATGCTTTATTGTGTTTGGGAGTATGGAATTCAGGGGTTGAAATTAAAATTTAAAGCTCAAAATTTGTCATTCGGTTcaatatattatattaattagATAATTAACTAAGCCTCAATGAAGATTCAAGCTTCTGATCTGGAATGAAAATGCAAGaagatttcaaaattcaacaTTGAAATATGAAATTTGGTACACGTAAGCCATTTGTTTAATTAATCTAATTGTTTTTAGTTTAGTATTTTATGTCTTTTGTATGTTGATTATATTCATATACATGGGTCAGGAATAAAAATGTATTGAAATATTGTTTGTGAAAAATGTAGGGAATTTTTGGGATTGCTTTTCATATCACGGTTCAACCATGGTGTGTAGGAAGGATGTCACCTTCCTTATCATAAAGCTTGATGTTTGAGGGTGACTATATCAAAtgggaaaagaaaagaaatctCATTCAATGGAAGTTGCTTCTGTATAAAAGTGGAGATCATATATAGGTATCCTTCTTTAATAACATATTTGTGAGTGCAGATATGTCTATCGTCTCCGTCAATCCAGTTCGTAGCAGAAATTAGAAGAAAACGTGATcttatattgtaatatttaggAGAAAgtcaaggtggcattattgtaattACCTTGAACCTCTTTTAGAtgccttgcctataaataggaggcttagGGTTATCATTTAGAACTTTTGGCATTTGCTACTTTGGAGCTTggagcttagagagagaaagtagcaagGTGATTCACGGTGCACTTGTACGTCTTCATATATTCTATTGAATCACAGGTTATATACGTTATTGTGTTCGGTCCACgcacgtgtacggattccgcacgtcacacgtgtcGTTCACAATCGTTTCAGAGTCATAAACGGTCCTACAACAcactcacaagtggtatcagagcaggagctcgattgcacgtaggggtgagcaagtttaggtccaGACTGAAAATAACCAAGAACCTAACCAAAAATATACCCAAtccgacccgaacccaagtacctaggtatttagatcggttccaatttttcatataaaatagggtcgggtcggttctcggttcttttcatggtgaaacacGACTTGGACCTATAGACCGGAAtcgaccctatatttagggtagtgaatcggttttgtattttatgtttgatcggttctcgggtcgggtcggaTAATGGTCgggtcgggtttttccttttgctcgCCCCTAATTGCACGGATCAAATTCACAAGAATCGACGAGATTTCATCAGTTTCAGAATCATTTTCACAACGGGTTACTAAAAGTAAATGATATAATATTTAAGAGTTTAAGTACTCATTTGGGATTGCTTAATAGTCTTGGAATAAAGACCAAGTAAAACTcgaaggatcacggaatcaaacgacacctattataggtaactatgttaataatcggatcctaaaccggaggataggatagaatgaagttctataaatcaaatgagtattggaactcatatggcatgatttaatagacctaacattctgattagaaagttatcctaagtgcttttgacccgtttcgactcgttaaggtagtttaagccactttaacgtgtcgtttgcgTAAATATAAGGTCGGATGGTTATTTATGTCATATgttaagtcttacatgcccaaacatgtttaaaaatgttattaaatcagtttagatgtcaaaagttttATTACATATGTTAAAAATGAATTTATGCTCAAAAAGGgctttttgtcatttttaataGGCATATAAAtgacttaacaaataactaaccaaacaaggtgatcataaggtataacctcagtagattattccctatacaactatggtcacaaaatatgtttggtcggatcctaatgatcgaccaaacgggccgggttcgaaagtctaagcggttgttaagaccacttgacttacgaccctatataagcactaaactagtagtgacgagttaaacatgttaaaacatgtttaactaagttagtaaactgatttggtatcaaaataaagtgttttgatacccaaaaagttccgtcgtaaaatgcacataaccgtgcattttgaccgaaactttgactcgtcactacgactagtcaacgtggtaatcagtaggtataatcgctagGGATTATAACCATCGCGATTACGAttacgttgcaaagttcaaacgaactttgtcttgaccaatttatggtcaaagccgaagtcaaacattgtttgacttttcgcttaaaatagctaaaataaataaacaagactaggaagaacacttacaagtgttctaGGAAGAAGATGACTCAAGTGGGAGGCATCCAACAAGTGGTAGCAACTCCTCTTAGAGCAGATGTGAAGAAAGAACAGAATTGAGCAAGTTGGAAGTGAAATGAGGCCATGTATTTATAGTGTTCTTGGATTAATAAGATCATGCCAAGTGTTTATGTGTTGCCCAAGGAAGAATCATGGCCCTACAAGTGTTTGGACCACATTCAAAGCCTTGGAGGATACTTAAAACACCCACAAGATCACAAAACAAGCAAAGGAAACCAAGGTGCAATAGCTGGGAAGCAAACAAGAAGGTTCTGCTGGTTATGGgcactgcttacggaccgtatgggttctGCAGGGGCCAAAGTTTGAAAATTGccagctttggtccctgaacttgtttTGTCGCGTttcggcacttctaacacccgttaaGCCCATTTTGCAAGCTCcatgatgaagttaaagtgtattTAACTTGAATTATGCTCAAAAATGtcatggatgtcggttcgtttggctgtacgattgcgtttttcggttaattacgacgaaaatcgtaacggacgcgaaaacgaccCAAACTGCGaaacgaatggtatttttgcattcctatcactaaaatacaatattttagtgattacaaaagtttttggatgtccggatatggtcagaacgcAAGATATGTACGTATATGCATACTTTCAcggttttgacgcttttagtccctgtgatcaaataagcgtattttcgcataccgaacccctcaaaacttatttctaagctatgttaagggtatgtagggtatgtttagcttatgatcttgtTCCGGAGTACACGTTTCTATGTgaatcggcagacttttgcagtttgtcacaaatagtccctgtgatcgaataaacttgtttttgccataccaaacccttcaaaacttatttctaagttatgtaaaggttatttaaggtatgttaagcttatgtcactattccggagtgtatgtcgcgttaaactgattatgtttacgcatcagtttgcgtataactttccagagaGCGTTTAAGAGTATgaaatcaatcaaaatcaaaatgtgaaaaatgtcaaacataaataaacaaatattagGATCAAAACAagttgttttattaataattgaaTTGTTCGGAGttgtacaatgattacacaagcacagatgtcacagttaTGCCACACTTTTGTGTACATCATGCTTTTTAGGCTGTACATGTATGTATTTTCaatattaaaacatatataaaactTATTTGTTTCTAAATATTGGCTATATGACCCTAGAAACATAtagaatatataaaaaaattatataatctCCTTGCGTCGAAAAGctcaccgcttttgcgctttgcgcctcgGTTTTAGACCTCTACGCTTTTGCGCGCTTCACGTTTTTTAAACCATGATCAGGAGCAGGTGAAGCGACCAAACCTACTTTGTTTAAAAGTGAATTTGTAGTGTTTATAATGAATGTTTAGCTAATCCATCATATGTCCACTCTTCGAGTATATAACACAGACTGCATTCACTAACTTCTTTTGTTCCTTGACTTAATGGCCTTTGATGTTTTTGCTATCATCTCAGTCATTCTAACCTGGGCCTAGCTGTTTTTATTCGGTCTAACTTGGCTACACATATTTTAAGTCAATGTAACCTGACCTGAACCATTTTAGTCGGACCGTTTTTATTCTGTGTAACTTGGCCCAACCTGTTTTAAGTCGGTCTAACTAGCCCAACCTGTTTTATGTTGGTCGAACCTGGACTGACCCATTTCAAGTCATTCTAACCCAACTTTCCATGAAAATTGTGATTCTTGTTATTTtaatcttgcatggttttatgtTATTTATCAGATAATCAAGTTATGATCATTCTAACTTTGTATGGGATATGCACAATTCTGGATGTTTTGTTACTCTTTTTGTAACACCCCAGCCCCgctagggctgacgtgtcactcttacagatatcaaaactaaaaactaatccataacattaaataaaagatcctaattacatttattacattactgaaataaagaatcttggcTAGCAACTTCCTAACGCTCTTCATAGAAATCCCAGACCATCCCATATTACCTGTAAAACAAATaggaaaaaaaacacaaaaagaaaataCGGAGGAGCAAAAAGTTGCTCAGTAACGTTGAA of Helianthus annuus cultivar XRQ/B chromosome 1, HanXRQr2.0-SUNRISE, whole genome shotgun sequence contains these proteins:
- the LOC110921086 gene encoding phospho-N-acetylmuramoyl-pentapeptide-transferase homolog, with the protein product MRSYSLNLPQSRLLHPSIRFNRPAINTFLSNHHSRSLLCFKLLGSRVQRYGHCSTKDRFVVLCTMDWDSVSSFSLDDRVDSDGSIGYAFSSSEGEESDGDIILNPITDVDIPTSSDRFHKPDDALTTTAYELRMIGKSQKRNRIKYGMIINIGLVTFLTVFLLLLDSHAWRIVRLPLPPFHLICPFTASAVLVSFAGYICVPLFRISRMQMIISKWPARHSYKKGTTTMGGLFLIPIGVGVAEVLVGFSSIEVAGASIATLAFATIGLVDDFLCLVKRRRIGLSQWVRILLEVAVGTSFYFWLCARNIASPYSIKMVVPLPLPLGLVCMGGSYVLLTSFCFVSMANGMELTDGLDGLAGGTAALAFIGMSIAVLPICSDLAVFGASMAGACVGFLFHNRYKASVFMGDTGTLALGGALAAMAASTGMFFPLLISSGVIVLEALSVLLQVSYFKTTKHMHGIGRRLFRMVPLHYHLESCGIKEPVIVAGAYVISCILMLYAGYVGLISV